The following are encoded together in the Daucus carota subsp. sativus chromosome 5, DH1 v3.0, whole genome shotgun sequence genome:
- the LOC108219714 gene encoding small ribosomal subunit protein uS8 gives MVRVSVLNDALKSMFNAEKRGKRQVMIRPSSKVVIKFLMVMQKHGYIGEFEYVDDHRSGKIVVELNGRLNKCGVISPRFDVGVKEIEPWTARLLPSRQFGYIVLTTSAGIMDHEEARRKNVGGKVLGFFY, from the exons ATGGTGAGGGTTAGTGTCCTTAATGATGCTCTCAAGAGCATGTTTAATGCAGAGAAGAGGGGTAAACGACAAGTCATGATCAGGCCTTCATCGAAAGTGGTTATCAAGTTTCTTATGGTCATGCAAAAGCATG GTTACATAGGAGAGTTTGAGTATGTTGATGACCACAGATCTGGGAAAATTGTGGTTGAATTGAATGGAAGGTTGAACAAATGTGGGGTAATTAGTCCTCGTTTTGATGTTGGTGTGAAAGAAATTGAGCCTTGGACTGCACGTCTTCTTCCATCAAGACAG TTTGGTTATATCGTGCTGACTACATCTGCTGGCATCATGGATCACGAAGAGGCGAGAAGGAAGAATGTTGGTGGTAAAGTACTTGGCTTCTTTTACTGA
- the LOC135152881 gene encoding zinc finger protein ZAT11-like, which translates to MAGEKHAIEETKRMKFSNTDAVESFARANCEMILQRAESRKSSSKPEKIFKCKKCERSFSTVQSLGSHKANHKRIERLGGGGTEAEMKGPKPYKCTMCSAEFWNGMALGGHKSSKHYRKRKNQDLLGSDESYGNNASTVAGSAADHSDDVKMVTGNCFDKRMLGLDLNLSPDENEMKVFEF; encoded by the coding sequence ATGGCCGGAGAGAAGCATGCAATTGAGGAAACAAAGAGGATGAAATTCTCTAACACAGACGCAGTGGAGAGTTTCGCAAGGGCGAACTGCGAAATGATCTTGCAGAGAGCCGAAAGTAGGAAGTCGTCGTCTAAGCCGGAAAAGATCTTCAAGTGCAAGAAATGTGAACGTAGCTTCTCAACTGTCCAATCCCTAGGCAGTCACAAAGCGAACCACAAGCGCATTGAACGACTTGGTGGTGGCGGAACGGAAGCCGAGATGAAGGGGCCCAAGCCCTACAAGTGCACTATGTGCAGTGCTGAGTTTTGGAACGGAATGGCTTTAGGTGGTCACAAGAGTAGTAAGCATTATCGTAAGCGCAAGAATCAAGACTTGCTTGGGAGTGATGAGAGTTATGGCAATAATGCTAGTACTGTTGCTGGTAGTGCTGCTGATCACTCTGATGATGTGAAGATGGTCACTGGTAATTGCTTTGACAAGAGGATGTTAGGGCTTGATTTGAATCTGAGTCCGGATGAGAATGAAATGAAGGTTTTCGAGTTTTAA
- the LOC108221741 gene encoding zinc finger protein ZAT11-like, whose protein sequence is MMKRFYNTDNVERFAMANCAMISNRAESKSSQAAQIFTCKTCQRSFASFQALGGHTASHKRPKLGGGDTEAEKQLPKPHRCSVCSAEFWTGQALGGHMRKHRAAKILGTNESCNNNNNASSVTSSDGHYDLDLKMKMVSSDCYGKRVLGLDLNLSPEANELKIFGF, encoded by the coding sequence ATGATGAAGAGATTCTACAACACAGACAACGTGGAGAGATTCGCCATGGCCAACTGCGCCATGATCTCGAACAGAGCAGAAAGCAAGTCATCTCAAGCGGCTCAAATCTTCACGTGCAAGACATGTCAACGTAGCTTCGCGTCTTTTCAAGCCCTAGGGGGCCACACGGCGAGTCACAAGCGGCCGAAACTCGGCGGCGGCGACACGGAGGCGGAGAAGCAGTTGCCGAAGCCCCACAGGTGCAGTGTGTGTAGTGCGGAGTTTTGGACAGGGCAGGCTTTGGGGGGTCATATGAGGAAGCATCGCGCAGCCAAGATTCTTGGGACTAATGAGagttgtaataataataataatgctaGTTCTGTGACTAGTAGTGATGGGCATTATGATCttgatttgaagatgaagatggttaGTAGTGATTGTTATGGTAAGAGGGTTTTGGGGCTTGATTTGAATTTGAGTCCGGAGGCGAATGAATTGAAGATTTTCGGGTTCTAA
- the LOC135152880 gene encoding zinc finger protein ZAT11-like: protein MAGEKHAIEETKRMKFSNTDPVERFARANCAMILQRAESRKSSSKPEKIFKCKKCERSFSTVQSLGSHRANHKRIERLGGGGTEAEMKGPKPYKCTMCSAEFWNGMALGGHKSSKHYRKRKNQDLLGSDESYGNNASTVAGSAADHSDDVKMVTGNCFDKRMLGLDLNLSPDENEMKVEF, encoded by the coding sequence ATGGCCGGAGAGAAGCATGCAATTGAGGAAACAAAGAGGATGAAATTCTCTAACACAGACCCAGTGGAGAGATTCGCAAGGGCGAACTGCGCAATGATCTTGCAGAGAGCAGAAAGTAGGAAGTCGTCGTCTAAGCCGGAAAAGATCTTCAAGTGCAAGAAATGTGAACGTAGCTTCTCAACTGTCCAATCCCTAGGCAGTCACAGAGCGAACCACAAGCGCATTGAACGACTTGGTGGTGGCGGAACAGAAGCCGAGATGAAGGGGCCCAAGCCCTACAAGTGCACTATGTGCAGTGCTGAGTTTTGGAACGGAATGGCTTTAGGTGGTCACAAGAGTAGCAAGCATTATCGTAAGCGCAAGAATCAAGACTTGCTTGGGAGTGATGAGAGTTATGGCAATAATGCTAGTACTGTTGCTGGTAGTGCTGCTGATCACTCTGATGATGTGAAGATGGTCACTGGTAATTGCTTTGACAAGAGGATGTTAGGGCTTGATTTGAATCTGAGCCCGGATGAGAATGAAATGAAGGTCGAGTTTTAG
- the LOC108222491 gene encoding zinc finger protein ZAT7-like — translation MRTKFSNTDAVERFAMANCAMIAESRKSSSQPEEIFKCKTCKLSFATSQSLGGHCRASHYKRLELGGGETEAEKKGPKPYKCTVCGAEFWNGQALGGHKGKHRKPKIQGLLGSNESLCNNASTVTSSAAPSDDVKMVTAGNFFDKGMLGLDLNLSPEENEMKVFEIN, via the coding sequence ATGAGGACGAAATTCTCTAACACAGACGCAGTGGAGAGATTCGCTATGGCCAACTGCGCAATGATAGCAGAGAGTAGGAAGTCGTCGTCTCAGCCGGAAGAGATCTTCAAGTGCAAGACATGTAAACTTAGCTTCGCAACTTCCCAATCCCTAGGCGGTCACTGCAGAGCGAGCCACTACAAGCGCCTTGAACTTGGTGGTGGCGAAACGGAAGCGGAGAAGAAGGGGCCCAAGCCCTACAAGTGCACTGTGTGCGGTGCTGAGTTTTGGAATGGACAGGCTTTAGGTGGTCACAAGGGTAAGCATCGTAAGCCCAAGATTCAAGGCTTGCTTGGGAGTAATGAGAGCCTTTGCAATAATGCTAGTACTGTTACTAGTAGTGCTGCTCCCTCTGATGATGTGAAGATGGTCACTGCAGGTAATTTCTTTGACAAAGGGATGTTAGGTCTTGATTTGAATTTGAGTCCGGAGGAGAATGAAATGAAGGTTTTCGAGATTAATTAG